ATGATACTATGAGATTTTCATATTATCTAGCATATTAAAAAAATCTCAAATGCATTTAAAAAATGCCTCCTGCAGCACCTGCTGGTGACAGATGGTGTATCACTTCCCTTCAGGTACCGGGTACGCGACAGCTAGCTAGATGGGTGATGCGATTAGATGGTGTTGGGCACCAACCtgaaagaaggagttggcgacggccAGGTCCGTGTCGTCCCGGAAACGCATGGGAAAAATGGCGTTTATCTTCCCCGGCTGCACGCACCGGCCAAGAACCACACCATCACCATTAGCAAGCGAACCAGAACGATCGAGCTTTGTCTCCATGGGGAACTGAGGACGTACCGTCCTGCTGACGAAGAAAGGGTCGCGGTGGTTGTACACGAGCTTGGTCGTGCCGGAGGAGCCGAGGTTCCCCAGGATGTGCTTCAGCTGCGAGCTCAGCACCACGGACTGCAGCCGCGACACATGCCGGATCGCCTTGGCGCGATCTTTCGGCCGGGCCAGGCCGGAGAAGTTGAGCTTCAGCGTCAGCGCGTATCCTTCTCTCGTCGGCTCCACGACCTCCGCGAACTTGCGGTACATCTTCCTCGTCTCCTCCAGCGTGAACTCCGGCAGGGCGGTCGACGGCGAGGCCTCGTGGGAGAGGGAGGGCGTGGATATCGACAGGTGCACGTTCTCAGGGTCCGACGCCGAAGCCTGCACGCACGATCAGGCACACCGTGTCAGTCAGTGCTACTGACACCAAAAATGCTACGCGGTTGTTCAGAGTTCCGTGAGTGACTGCTTCAGTTCAAAATGGGAGGAGCACCTGTACGTGGTACTTTATCGATCCAAATTCGAAGAAGGTTTGGTCAACTGGCATAGGTGTTTGAGCACTGCAaacatcgaaatatgcatgaattCAGTCTAAATACAAAGGTAAAGATGAGCTAACAGCGACGCACCTCTGCAGCCTCGTCAGGATTTCTACCAGGGCTCGCGACCCGCTGCTGAAGAAGGCCATGGCGCTGGCGCTGTCACCACCGCCGAGGATCCATGGGCTTCCCTTTTATCAAGGTCTTGGTGACTTCCTGACTGGTGAGGGTGGGCAAGTAGTAGAGGTACATATGCTCTTTGACATGAGGGGATCTGGTGAGAACTTCCTGAGACTACAT
This region of Lolium perenne isolate Kyuss_39 chromosome 2, Kyuss_2.0, whole genome shotgun sequence genomic DNA includes:
- the LOC127335569 gene encoding actin-related protein 2/3 complex subunit 2B codes for the protein MAFFSSGSRALVEILTRLQSAQTPMPVDQTFFEFGSIKYHVQASASDPENVHLSISTPSLSHEASPSTALPEFTLEETRKMYRKFAEVVEPTREGYALTLKLNFSGLARPKDRAKAIRHVSRLQSVVLSSQLKHILGNLGSSGTTKLVYNHRDPFFVSRTPGKINAIFPMRFRDDTDLAVANSFFQELQEAGNSYSKAPKCSWSAIPPPELRGESVHHLTTNGGFVSFDILERHVKRNRAAKTAWILLNFQSYVKYHIKCTRSYIQSRMRKRQESLTEVIQGAMLRGSDNTKKLQVRKKSKRRLISLGKAKKLQKGFRALVDRIKGLRLRIRVRALDRLMRHYRQCFAMPRVKGNKYYDKLE